Below is a genomic region from Xylophilus sp. GW821-FHT01B05.
GTTGCCCGGGTCCATGTAGCCGACCGAGACCATATAGCCCGGCCCCAGAAAAGCCAGGAAGCGGCGCAGCCAGCCACTGTTGGCCGGCACCGGGATGCTGCCGTTCATTGCGCCCAGGCTGGGCGGCGGCGCGGTGTCGCGCACTTGGTTCATCGAATGGGTCCTGCCCGAAGTCCGGGCGATCGAGAGGCGCTAATATAGCCCAAGCTATAAATTGGAGCACCCGCGATGATGGTGACAAAGAAGAAGAGCCCCCCGCCCGCACCGCCCCGGCTGGTGGAGGCCGATATACATGTCGAAGGCTTCCGGCAGGTGCGTGAGGCGCACCGGCTGGAGCTGGTGGAAGACTATGTCGAGCTGATCGACGACCTGATCCGCGACGGTGGCGAGGCGCGCCAGGTGGACATTGCGGCGCGCCTGGGCGTGGCGCAGCCGACGGTGGCCAAGATGCTGGACCGCCTGGGCGAGGCCGGCCTGGTGGTGCGGCGGCCCTACCGCGGCGTGTTCTTGACCGAAGAAGGCGTGGCGATTGCCACGGCCAGCCGTGCGCGGCACCGCATCGTCGAGGACTTTCTGCTGGCCCTGGGCGTGGACGAAGACACCGCGCGCCGCGATGCCGAGGGCATGGAGCACCACGTGAGCGAGGCCACGCTGGCGGCCTTTGCGCGCTTCATGAAGGCGCAGAAGGCACGCTGATACCAAGTTATCAAGCGGCGCTCATCCGAAAAGAACAGCTCAGGGCGAACGGCCTGAGCGCGAAACCGCGTAGAACAGCAGCGACTACCGCATATTGCCGGTATGCCCCAACGAATACCGCCCCGGCTGCGGCCAGACGGTAAGCCCGTGTGGCTCGGCGCCGACGGGGATCTTGGTGATCTGGCCGCTGCGCGTGTCGATGTCGTAGACCACGTCGTCGAAGCGGCCGGATAGCCACAGGCGCGTGCCGTCGGCGCTGACGTTGCCCATGTCCGGGCTGCCGCCGCCGGGGATCGGCCAGTTGGCGACGACCTTGCGCGTGGCGAAGTCGAACACCGAGATGCTGCCCGGCCCGCCGCGCTTGCCGTGCACCTGGTGCGAGCCACGGTTGGCCACGTAGAGCTTGCTGCCGTCGCGGCTGGGGTAGAGGCCATGCGTGCCGGGGCCGGTGGGGATGAAGCCGACTTCCTTGAAGGCGTCGCCGTCGATCTCGAAGATGCCGTCGGCCATCATGTCGGCGACGTAGAAGCGGCTGCCGTCGGGCGAGACGCGGATGTCTTGCGGCATGCCGCCGGCCGAGAGCTTGATGTAGCCCAGCACCTTGTGATCGACCATGTCGATCTTGACCAGGTGGCCACCGAATTCGCAGGTGAAGATGGCGTAGCGGCCGTCGATGGCGAAGTCGGCGTGGTTGATGCCGGCGCAGTTGGGCGTGCTGAGCGAGAACTGCAGCGCCATGCTGTGCGGGTCGCGGAAGTCCAGGCGCTTCAAGGCCTCGGCGACGACGATGGCGTGCTTGCCGTCGGGCGTGAAGTACATGTTGTAGGGGTCGTCCACCGGCACCGGGGTGCCGGGCTTGCCGGTGAGCGGGTCGATCGGCGTCAGGCTGCCGTCCTTCTTGCCCTCGGCGTTGTTGGTGACCCAGAGCGTCTTCAAATCCCAGGACGGCACGATGTGCTGCGGCGAGCGGCCGACCTTGAACTTATCCACAACCTTGCGCGTGGCCGGGTCGATCACGTAGACGTCGTCCGAGCGCAGGTTGGGCACGTAGATGCGCGGCAGCGCGCCGGCCACGGCCGGGCTCAGCAGCTTGGCGCCGGCGGTGCTGTAGAGGTTGCGCGCGTCGGGCACCGGCGGCGTGCCGGGCAGGACTGGGGTGACCTGTGCCATGGCGGCGCCGGAGAACAGGGCGGCGGCCAACAGCGTGGCGCGGAAGAAGGGTGGGCAGGCAGGCTGCATCGAAAGCTCCATCACAGAAAAAAGTATCAGTTATTCATGGCGCCAGAAACACCGTGGAACCGGCTTTGCCAAGGGGGTTGGCGAAGACGCGAAGCGCGAAGCCTGGGGATGAGCTTCATTTGATGTCGCGGCGCAGGGCGGCGACGGTGTCGTGCACGATCAAGTCCACGCCACGCTGGCCGAGCGCGGCAGTGGCGCGACGCGGGTCGCCGCCGTAGACGCCGTCGGCCGCGCCGGGCTTGGGCGCATTGCGCAGGCTGCGTACCGCATCAGGCGCGACCGCCAGTTGCAGCGCGGCGTCGGCCAGGCCGGCGTGGGTGCCGATCTCGTCGTCACGGAAGCCCTGCTGGCGCAGGATGGCGTTGAAGCCGTCAGAGCTGGCGCGGTAGTACTCGGGCGGCACCAGGGCCTGGGCGCTGCCGGCCCAGCGCCGGTTGAGCTGCGCGGCGGCGCGCTCCACGCTCTTGCGGTAGCCGCCGTGGTCGCCCAGAAACACCACATGGCGCATGCCATGCACGCGCAGGCTTTCGGCGGCGGACATCAGGGTTTGCACAAAGACTTCTTCCGGCACGGTGATGGTGCCGGGAAAGCGCATGTGCGAGGTGGGCGGTGCGGTGTTGCCCTCGGGCACGTAGGCGACGACGGGCGCCAGCAGCGCATGGCCCAGCGCCTCGGCGATCTTTTGCGCGATGGCGCGCACGCGCTGGTTGTGCTTGCCCAGTGCAATGAAGGGGCCGCTTTGCTCGACGCCGCCTATGGGCACGATCAGCGTGGTGCTGCCGGCCTGGATGCGATCGCGCAGTTCGGGCCAGGTGAGGTCTTCGAGCCACACGCTGGTGGGGCCGGCGTTGCTGGCATCAGCCTGCGTGGCGGCCATGGCCGGTAGCGCGGCCAGCCCGCCGGCGGCCCCCAGCAACTGCCCCAGGGCGGCACGCCGTCCCTTACCTACAACCGCCATTCCCGCTCCTCGCCGCTGCACTGCGCAAACCGAAAGCAGCGATTGGACAAGAGCTTTGGCGTGGTTCCGGGGGCAACTTGTAAGCTTTGGTGCGCTGCCGAATAGGAATTTGAATAAAAAATGCCTCTAGCCCAGGCGTGACCTGGGCTGATAGCTATAAA
It encodes:
- the mntR gene encoding manganese-binding transcriptional regulator MntR yields the protein MMVTKKKSPPPAPPRLVEADIHVEGFRQVREAHRLELVEDYVELIDDLIRDGGEARQVDIAARLGVAQPTVAKMLDRLGEAGLVVRRPYRGVFLTEEGVAIATASRARHRIVEDFLLALGVDEDTARRDAEGMEHHVSEATLAAFARFMKAQKAR
- a CDS encoding YncE family protein, yielding MAQVTPVLPGTPPVPDARNLYSTAGAKLLSPAVAGALPRIYVPNLRSDDVYVIDPATRKVVDKFKVGRSPQHIVPSWDLKTLWVTNNAEGKKDGSLTPIDPLTGKPGTPVPVDDPYNMYFTPDGKHAIVVAEALKRLDFRDPHSMALQFSLSTPNCAGINHADFAIDGRYAIFTCEFGGHLVKIDMVDHKVLGYIKLSAGGMPQDIRVSPDGSRFYVADMMADGIFEIDGDAFKEVGFIPTGPGTHGLYPSRDGSKLYVANRGSHQVHGKRGGPGSISVFDFATRKVVANWPIPGGGSPDMGNVSADGTRLWLSGRFDDVVYDIDTRSGQITKIPVGAEPHGLTVWPQPGRYSLGHTGNMR
- a CDS encoding creatininase family protein, with product MAATQADASNAGPTSVWLEDLTWPELRDRIQAGSTTLIVPIGGVEQSGPFIALGKHNQRVRAIAQKIAEALGHALLAPVVAYVPEGNTAPPTSHMRFPGTITVPEEVFVQTLMSAAESLRVHGMRHVVFLGDHGGYRKSVERAAAQLNRRWAGSAQALVPPEYYRASSDGFNAILRQQGFRDDEIGTHAGLADAALQLAVAPDAVRSLRNAPKPGAADGVYGGDPRRATAALGQRGVDLIVHDTVAALRRDIK